The sequence below is a genomic window from Polynucleobacter sp. MWH-UH19D.
TTACCAAGGGATAGCTCAACTAATGACTTATTCCATTGGGCCTGAAAATAGTTAGTTCGCAAGTCAATTGCCTTTTGATAGGCAAAAAGGGAGCCCTCATAATTTTTCAGCGCACTCAGTGTAATTGCCTTGTTGTACCAGGCCTCAGCGTATTGGGGATTTAGTGATATTGCATTCTCAAGCTGCTCTAGGGATGCCTGGTCTTGACCAAGCTCATGAAGTGAGCTGCCTTTATTAGACAAAGCTTCAACATAATTTGGATTGATTGCCAAGGCTTGATCATATAGCTTTAAAGCTTCCACATGTTGATGAAGCGCGCTTAGTGTAATTCCTTTGTTCACCAGGAGTTTTGGGGAATGGGGTTGAATTTCTAGAGACCTTCTATGTAATAAAAGAGCTTCTCGATAGTTTTTAAGAGCATGCAATACAAGGCCTTTGTTTGACCATGCCTCTGCATAGTTTGGGTTTAGTAATATCGCTTTATCATGATGATTAAGTGCTTCCTCAAATCGCTTAAGTTCATAAAGAACATTGCCTTTGTTTGACCATGCCTCTGCATAGTTTGGTTCAAATTTTGTTGCCTTAGAGTAGGCCTCAAGCGCTTTATCAAGATATCCCTGCTGGAAGTAAATATTTCCGAGATTGCTATATGCGATGCCGTTTTTCGGGAACGCACCTATAGAGCCATTTATAAATTTAATTGCTTGATCAAAATTTCCCTGTTGAGCATGAATGACCCCCAAGAATCTTAAAGCGTGATGATTCTTGGGCTCAATTTTTAGGGTTTGCTCTAAAAAAGGTATGGCCTTATTAAATTCAGCCATTTGTAAGGCTTCAATGGCTTTATTGAGCAGAAAAATAATTTTAGGGTCCATTGCTATTGCCAGACAATTTAATTGTTCAAGTATATATTCGAGTGTATATGTTTTGCCTTTACTTTAATTGCAGCATAAAAATGAAAGCAAATTGTTTATAGTCTTATGTATAAATTGGTGCGAATAAAAAGTTGCTAATGAACCGCGAAGAGCTAAATCAACTACTGTCCTTGGCCGAGGTTTATTTCCTTGAAAAAAAGGCTCAGCTTGCAGAAGTAATTCTCCATAAAATCCTTTTGGCATACCCCAAACATTCTAGGGCGAATGAATTACTTGCTTATATTGCGGGCGGCACTGGTAATCTCGATAATTATTACGCATTGCTTAAACTTTCTTGCGAGTCAGATGAATGTACGCCAACTGCTCTTTATTATTACGGCTCCACAAGTTTGGAAAAGGGATGCCTTGCTGAGGCAATCAAAAGTCTTAAATCTTCCTTGGAAAAAGCGGGTGATTTTTTTGAGGGTCTTCATGACTTGGCTACTGCTCAAGCAATGGTTGGAGCAAAAAGTGAAGCCTTGCAAAACTACCAGAAGGCGCTAGCCTTGAATCAAAGCTCACCCGAGCTATTCTTTAACTTGGCAAGACTATATGATGATCTGGGAGAATTAACTCTATCTTTAAAAAATTATGATGAGGCAATCAAGTTAAATTCGAATTACGTTGAGGCTTGGTGTAATAGAGGCATTGATTTGCGAAAAATGCTTCAGTTTCCTGAAGCAAAAAATTCATTTACTAGAGCATTACAAATTAACCCAAATTTTGTGGACGCCTGGATAAGTAGGGGGCTTACGTTCAGTGAAATGGGTCATACAAGAGAGGCCTTAGATGATTATGATCATGCTTTAAGACTTGATCCTAATAATGTAGTTGCTTTGGTTAATAAGGCATCGGTCCTGCATGATATAGGTCGTTATCAGGATTCTGTTCAAACTTATGATCGAGCATTGGCTCTTAGTCCAGACCTTCCATATGCATTTTCTGAGCGATTCCATATAAAAATGAAAATTGCGCAGTGGGATGATTATACGGAAAGCCTAAACATGCTTTGTAACCAGGTTTCACATGAAGGCAGGCCCTCAACCCCCTTTGCCGTGGTTGTAGCATCACACTCTGAGCAAATGAATTTAGAGGCCGCCAAGAGATATGTCTCGGATAAATTTCCCGCTAATAATTTAAGGCCAAAATTTAAGCCGCCTATTTCTGGTGGGAGGGTGAGGGTCGGATATTTTTCAAACGACTACTTTAATCATGCAACCTCTTTCTTGATGGCAGAATTATTCGAGCTCCATAATCGCGACAAATTTGAGATATTTGCTTTCTCGTTTGGCGAAAAACGCGATGATGAAATGCATCAAAGGCTACAAAATGCATTCGATCACTTTATTGAGGTGGGTCATCTTTCTGACTCGGCGATTGCTGACTTATCGAGGCAAATGGCTATTGATATCGCGGTTGATATTAAGGGTTTTACCCGGGCTGCCCGGCCAGGAATTTTCGCAAATTACGCCGCCCCCATTCAGGTTAATTATCTTGGGTACCCTGCCAGCATGGGGGCTGAGTATATTGATTACATCATTGCTGATCCGGTGCTGATTCCAGAAGAAAATCAGAGATCTTTCTCAGAAAAAATTATTTACATGCCAAATTCATACCAGGTAAATGATTCAAAGAGGGTGATCGCTGATGATGAATTCAAGCGCGCTGATTTTGACTTGCCATCTGATGCGTTTGTGTATTGTTGTTTCAACAACACTTATAAAATCACTCCAAATATTTTTGATAGCTGGATGAGGATTTTGAAATGTGTTCCTAATTCAGTTTTATGGCTTTTAGAGGACAACGCACTTGCAAAACAAAATATTCTTTTGGAGGCGAACAAAAGGGGCCTAGAAAAGGGGAGGATTATCTTTTCTACCAGAATGGATCTTCCAGGCCATTTAGCCCGCCACAAGTTGGCGGATGTTTTTTTGGATACCCTTCCTTGTTGTGCACACACTACGGCAAGTGATGCGCTATGGGCTGGATTACCCATAGTTGCCCAGGTCGGCGCAACTTTTGCCGGAAGAGTATCGGCAAGCTTACTAAGGGCATTGGATATGCCTGAGCTAATTGTCGAATCTGGTGAGCATTACGAGAGTTTGGCGATTCAACTTGGGCGCTCGCCTAATGATTTGCAAGCCTTAAGGGTAAAACTTAAAACTAATATTGAAAATAAGCCTCTTTTTAACACAGAATTGTTTATAAAAAATCTCGAGGCTGCTTACCTTTCCGTACTTGAGAGGAAATCAGCGCAATTAGCGCCGGATCATGTGTTCATCAATTAAAGCGGATCCTTTAGGCGAAATACCCTCATTTTTTTAAGCTATCACGGATCTCTCTTAGCAACACAACATCTTCTGGGGTTGGGGGTGCGGGAGGCGCGTCGATGATGCGAATCTTGTTTACAACTTGGACCATTTGAAAGATAACAAATGCGAGCAGGATAAAGTTGATCGAAATTGTAATGAAGTTGCCATACGCAAAGATGGGCACCCCAGCTTTCTTGAGGGCATCGAAGGTTCTGGGCACACCCTCCGGAACGTGCCCCAAAACAATAAACAGGTTGGTAAAGTCAATGTGGCCTCCTAAAAGGGTCGAAATGACGGGCATCACGATGTCATTTACTAGGGAGTCAACGATCTTGCCAAAGGCTCCTCCAATAATTACGCCGACAGCTAAATCGATTACGTTTCCCTTGACTGCAAAGTCTCGAAATTCCTTTAAAACACCCATAATTACTCCCTTTTTTGGATAAATAGCGATTAACCTGAGATTAACCCTATAACTTTCTTGCTTACCCTACTTTTTACTTTAAAATCCTACCTTTAAGCAATTTCCACCCATAAATACCCTTTTTAGGAATTTTGTAAATGAGTGACAAGCCCTGTATGGACAAGGATCGTCGTAATTGGCTGATCGCGACTTCCGCGGTTGGCGGCGTAGGTGCAGCAGCTGCCCTTTACCCCTTTGTAGATAGTTTTGAGCCATCTGAGCGTGCAAAAGCCGCTGGCGCAGCTGTTGAGATCGATATTACAGGCATGAAGCCTGATGAGATGCGTACTATTGAATGGCGTGGTAAGCCTGTATGGGTAATTCGCCGAACCCCTGAGCAGGTGGCTGAGCTATCTAAGCTTGATGGTGAATTAGCTGATCCAAATTCTTTGCGTGACCCTTCTCAATTTACACCCCCTTACGCTCAAAATCAGTGGCGCTCAATTAAGCCAGAGTACTTGGTAGTGGTGGGCATATGTACGCACTTGGGCTGTTCTCCAACCGCCAAATTTGAAGCAGGTCCACAACCATCTTTACCAAATACTTGGCCTGGCGGCTTCCTTTGCCCATGTCATGGCTCAACATTTGACATGGCGGGTCGCGTATACAAAAACAAACCAGCCCCAGATAACCTTGAAGTGCCGCCACATATGTATTTAAGCGATACCAAGATTCTGATCGGCGAAGATAAGAAGGCCTAAGGAGAGATAAATGGCATTTCAAGAAAAACAAGTTCCAGCTGATGCTCCTGTATCTCAAAAAGTATTGGCTTGGGTTGATTCCCGTTTCCCGCTGACATCTTCGATTAAGGCTCACTTAACCGAATATTACGCACCGAAGAACCTTAATTTTTGGTACTTCTTTGGCTCTTTAGCTATTGTGGTGTTAGCGCTTCAAATCATTACCGGTATTTTCTTGGTAATGAACTACAAACCAGATGCTGCAAAAGCATTTGAGTCTGTTGAGTACATCATGCGTGAAGTGCCATGGGGTTGGTTGATTCGTTATCTCCACTCTACTGGCGCTTCCATGTTCTTCGTGGTGGTTTATTTGCATATGTTCCGCGGCCTGATCTATGGTTCTTATCGCAAGCCACGTGAGCTTATTTGGATCTTCGGTTGTGCGATTTTCCTGTGCTTAATGGGTGAAGCTTTCTTCGGTTACTTGCTCCCATGGGGTCAGATGTCTTATTGGGGCGCTCAAGTGATCGTGAACTTGTTCTCCGCAATTCCATTCATCGGTCCAGATCTTTCATTGTGGTTGCGTGGAGATTATGTTGTTGGTGATGCAACATTGAACCGCTTCTTTGCATTCCACGTAATTGCCATTCCATTGGTATTGATTGGTTTGGTTGCTGCTCACATCATTGCTTTGCATGAAGTTGGCTCAAACAATCCCGATGGTGTTGAGATCAAAGAAAATCTTGATGCGAATGGTCATCCAGTAGACGGTATCCCATTCCACCCTTACTACACTGTTCACGATGTATTTGGTTTAGGTGTGTTCTTGATGGTGTTTGCATGTATCGTGTTTTTTGCTCCAGAAATGGGTGGTTATTTCCTTGAAGCAAACAACTTCATTCCTGCTAACCCATTACAAACACCTCCTCACATTGCGCCAGTTTGGTATTTCACACCTTTCTACTCAATGTTGCGTGCTACAACTTCAAAC
It includes:
- a CDS encoding tetratricopeptide repeat protein, whose product is MNREELNQLLSLAEVYFLEKKAQLAEVILHKILLAYPKHSRANELLAYIAGGTGNLDNYYALLKLSCESDECTPTALYYYGSTSLEKGCLAEAIKSLKSSLEKAGDFFEGLHDLATAQAMVGAKSEALQNYQKALALNQSSPELFFNLARLYDDLGELTLSLKNYDEAIKLNSNYVEAWCNRGIDLRKMLQFPEAKNSFTRALQINPNFVDAWISRGLTFSEMGHTREALDDYDHALRLDPNNVVALVNKASVLHDIGRYQDSVQTYDRALALSPDLPYAFSERFHIKMKIAQWDDYTESLNMLCNQVSHEGRPSTPFAVVVASHSEQMNLEAAKRYVSDKFPANNLRPKFKPPISGGRVRVGYFSNDYFNHATSFLMAELFELHNRDKFEIFAFSFGEKRDDEMHQRLQNAFDHFIEVGHLSDSAIADLSRQMAIDIAVDIKGFTRAARPGIFANYAAPIQVNYLGYPASMGAEYIDYIIADPVLIPEENQRSFSEKIIYMPNSYQVNDSKRVIADDEFKRADFDLPSDAFVYCCFNNTYKITPNIFDSWMRILKCVPNSVLWLLEDNALAKQNILLEANKRGLEKGRIIFSTRMDLPGHLARHKLADVFLDTLPCCAHTTASDALWAGLPIVAQVGATFAGRVSASLLRALDMPELIVESGEHYESLAIQLGRSPNDLQALRVKLKTNIENKPLFNTELFIKNLEAAYLSVLERKSAQLAPDHVFIN
- the mscL gene encoding large conductance mechanosensitive channel protein MscL, coding for MGVLKEFRDFAVKGNVIDLAVGVIIGGAFGKIVDSLVNDIVMPVISTLLGGHIDFTNLFIVLGHVPEGVPRTFDALKKAGVPIFAYGNFITISINFILLAFVIFQMVQVVNKIRIIDAPPAPPTPEDVVLLREIRDSLKK
- the petA gene encoding ubiquinol-cytochrome c reductase iron-sulfur subunit; translation: MSDKPCMDKDRRNWLIATSAVGGVGAAAALYPFVDSFEPSERAKAAGAAVEIDITGMKPDEMRTIEWRGKPVWVIRRTPEQVAELSKLDGELADPNSLRDPSQFTPPYAQNQWRSIKPEYLVVVGICTHLGCSPTAKFEAGPQPSLPNTWPGGFLCPCHGSTFDMAGRVYKNKPAPDNLEVPPHMYLSDTKILIGEDKKA
- a CDS encoding cytochrome bc complex cytochrome b subunit produces the protein MAFQEKQVPADAPVSQKVLAWVDSRFPLTSSIKAHLTEYYAPKNLNFWYFFGSLAIVVLALQIITGIFLVMNYKPDAAKAFESVEYIMREVPWGWLIRYLHSTGASMFFVVVYLHMFRGLIYGSYRKPRELIWIFGCAIFLCLMGEAFFGYLLPWGQMSYWGAQVIVNLFSAIPFIGPDLSLWLRGDYVVGDATLNRFFAFHVIAIPLVLIGLVAAHIIALHEVGSNNPDGVEIKENLDANGHPVDGIPFHPYYTVHDVFGLGVFLMVFACIVFFAPEMGGYFLEANNFIPANPLQTPPHIAPVWYFTPFYSMLRATTSNFLLPLWIFLAVILGMFAKSTKDIKLKGVCAAIAVILAGGFYLFDAKFWGVVIMGGSVVIMFFLPWLDQSPVKSIRYRPQFHKYIYGVFVVSFVILGYLGIQPPSPVFEKISQICTIYYLGFFLAMPFWSKLGTFKPVPTRVTFKSH